Proteins encoded together in one Prochlorococcus marinus str. GP2 window:
- a CDS encoding aldo/keto reductase produces the protein MSESISRFCFGCEALGGTDWGEVSLDEIERCINIAIANGVNFFDTAAIYGLGLSEERLAAILGKRRSKMFIATKGGLVWSKSKNKRAKVWKDSSANSIRKGIIQSLKNLKLEYIPLFYIHWPDLETDFEETFYTLRDLQKEGLIKYIGCSNFSKEELIKVSQFCKIDFLQAPFNFLIDHPKELFSYCRNNAIKFVAYNVLSSGLLTGKYNEDYIFDSNDRRSRLYSFKRESILNSKRKLESLKFKAKKHNLSMTQYSIKYICDNENIFSTILGIKNVEQLKENIEVFKHCMMKEL, from the coding sequence TTGAGTGAATCAATATCTAGATTTTGTTTTGGATGCGAAGCTCTTGGAGGAACTGATTGGGGGGAGGTATCACTAGATGAAATTGAAAGATGCATAAATATCGCTATTGCAAATGGAGTTAACTTTTTTGATACTGCCGCTATTTATGGACTAGGTTTATCTGAAGAAAGATTGGCTGCAATATTAGGAAAAAGAAGAAGTAAAATGTTTATTGCAACTAAAGGTGGCCTTGTTTGGTCAAAATCAAAGAATAAGAGAGCTAAAGTTTGGAAGGATTCCTCTGCTAATTCAATAAGAAAAGGGATAATTCAAAGTCTGAAAAATTTGAAGTTAGAATATATACCTTTATTTTATATTCATTGGCCAGATCTAGAAACTGATTTTGAGGAAACATTTTATACTCTTAGAGATCTTCAGAAGGAAGGATTGATCAAATATATTGGATGCTCAAATTTTTCAAAAGAAGAGTTAATAAAGGTCTCGCAATTTTGTAAAATTGACTTTTTACAAGCTCCGTTTAATTTCCTAATTGATCATCCTAAAGAATTGTTTTCGTATTGTAGAAATAATGCAATTAAATTTGTGGCATATAACGTCTTATCATCTGGCCTATTAACTGGCAAATATAACGAAGATTATATTTTTGATTCAAATGATAGAAGATCAAGATTATATTCCTTTAAGAGGGAATCTATTCTAAATTCAAAAAGGAAATTAGAATCTCTTAAATTTAAAGCCAAAAAACATAATCTATCAATGACGCAGTACTCTATAAAATATATCTGCGATAATGAAAATATTTTTTCTACTATTTTGGGAATTAAAAATGTTGAGCAGCTCAAAGAAAATATTGAAGTCTTTAAACATTGTATGATGAAAGAATTATAG
- a CDS encoding thiamine pyrophosphate-dependent dehydrogenase E1 component subunit alpha, with the protein MNKLNELFNPNFYNKPIKIDNFNKEDLVNFFKLMTKIRLIEFHLADERKKGTIGGPVHLGIGQEAIAMGLSANLESSDYVFGAHRSHAHLLALGSSVKGLFAEILGKETGLSKGMGGSMHLSDRSVGFVGSVPIVAGTVPLAVGAGFAAKIAQKGNLSVSYLGDGATEEGVVQESLNLASLYKIPVIFMIENNLLSSHMHLSERQTSFDCSRFAKTNSIPYRMIDGNDIIEVYKASSCAVKNARNGGGPFLIEAITYRWLGHVDWREDVDVGLSRSIKELKMWKKRDPIERLENSLIKSGLWDKKSTDNLIKSIKDEIQILWDEALNDPYPEKSQTLKRVFCKK; encoded by the coding sequence ATGAATAAATTGAATGAACTTTTTAATCCTAATTTTTATAATAAACCAATAAAAATAGATAATTTTAATAAAGAAGATTTAGTAAATTTCTTTAAATTGATGACCAAAATCAGGTTAATTGAATTTCATTTGGCAGATGAGAGAAAGAAAGGAACTATTGGAGGTCCTGTTCATTTAGGTATAGGTCAAGAAGCAATAGCTATGGGTTTATCTGCAAATTTGGAATCATCAGATTATGTTTTTGGGGCTCATAGATCGCATGCGCATTTATTAGCTTTGGGATCATCTGTAAAAGGATTATTTGCTGAAATACTTGGAAAGGAGACTGGGTTGTCTAAAGGAATGGGAGGATCCATGCATCTTAGTGATCGTAGTGTAGGATTTGTCGGCTCAGTTCCAATAGTAGCTGGCACTGTACCTTTGGCAGTTGGAGCCGGTTTCGCGGCGAAAATAGCACAAAAAGGTAATCTATCAGTAAGTTATCTGGGAGATGGGGCAACAGAGGAAGGTGTAGTTCAAGAGTCACTTAACTTGGCTTCTTTGTATAAGATACCGGTAATTTTTATGATAGAAAATAATTTGCTTTCAAGTCATATGCATTTATCTGAAAGACAGACGTCTTTTGACTGTTCAAGATTTGCTAAGACAAATTCAATCCCATATAGAATGATCGATGGTAACGACATTATTGAAGTTTATAAAGCTTCATCTTGTGCTGTAAAAAATGCAAGAAATGGTGGAGGCCCTTTTTTGATTGAAGCTATTACCTATAGATGGTTAGGACATGTTGATTGGAGGGAAGATGTTGATGTAGGTTTAAGTCGATCTATTAAAGAGCTCAAAATGTGGAAAAAAAGAGATCCAATAGAAAGGCTTGAGAATTCTTTAATTAAAAGTGGTTTATGGGACAAAAAATCTACTGATAATTTAATTAAGTCAATTAAAGATGAAATACAAATATTATGGGATGAGGCATTAAATGATCCTTATCCTGAAAAAAGTCAAACCTTAAAAAGAGTTTTTTGTAAGAAGTAA
- a CDS encoding alpha-ketoacid dehydrogenase subunit beta: MKKIFRYDEAILEGFKYLLSNYSDLFIIGQGLWSPWYVGNSMKDLDKLYGKERIIDTPVSEASCTGLAVGAGLVGMKSIIVHPRMDFMLYAVDPIVNQASKWSHMFGGENSSNVTIRAIINRGGEQGAQHSQSLHSWFAHIPGLRVVMPSTVCDARDLLIASALSEDPVLYIDDRWLYSQEDYLPEVKNIELVNQKPKIIENGSDLTIVASSYSTLLAKNAIYSLKKEGINCELIDLRVINPLDLDLVINSVNKTKSLLVIDGGWSSCGLSAEIIANVVENIDVTVLRYPPSRITLPFAPAPTSSFLEKEYYPNLKDIIDRVRCMHVK; this comes from the coding sequence ATGAAAAAAATTTTTAGATATGATGAAGCAATTCTTGAGGGTTTCAAGTATTTATTGTCAAATTATTCTGATCTTTTCATTATTGGCCAGGGGCTTTGGAGTCCCTGGTATGTAGGTAATTCTATGAAAGACCTTGATAAACTATATGGTAAAGAAAGGATCATTGATACGCCTGTTTCAGAAGCTTCTTGTACTGGATTAGCAGTAGGTGCAGGTCTTGTAGGTATGAAATCAATCATTGTTCATCCAAGGATGGACTTTATGCTTTATGCTGTTGATCCTATTGTTAATCAAGCCTCCAAATGGTCCCATATGTTCGGCGGTGAAAATAGTTCTAACGTAACTATTAGAGCAATAATTAATCGAGGAGGTGAGCAAGGTGCTCAACATTCACAATCATTACATTCATGGTTTGCTCATATACCAGGTTTGAGAGTTGTAATGCCATCAACTGTTTGTGATGCGAGAGATTTATTAATTGCCTCAGCATTATCAGAAGACCCTGTTCTTTACATTGATGATCGTTGGCTTTATAGCCAAGAGGATTATTTGCCTGAAGTCAAAAATATTGAACTAGTTAATCAGAAGCCTAAAATCATAGAAAACGGTTCGGATTTAACTATAGTTGCGAGCAGTTACTCTACTTTGCTAGCTAAGAATGCAATATATTCTCTCAAGAAAGAGGGGATTAATTGTGAATTAATTGATTTAAGAGTTATAAATCCATTAGATCTTGATTTGGTAATTAATTCAGTTAATAAAACAAAGTCTTTATTAGTAATAGATGGTGGTTGGTCATCGTGTGGACTCTCAGCTGAAATCATTGCTAATGTTGTTGAAAATATAGATGTAACTGTTTTGAGATATCCTCCGTCTAGGATTACTTTACCTTTTGCACCAGCACCAACTTCAAGTTTTTTAGAGAAAGAATATTATCCCAATCTTAAGGATATTATTGATAGAGTAAGATGTATGCATGTTAAATAA
- a CDS encoding polysaccharide biosynthesis protein — protein sequence MKTIFSIIEWLKSKKRRTRSFIFIFCDALLFFLILVFTYWVNKNENQLFSQNFFILYAQTLFIGITIYVNTSQYKGLIKYVGSKAIYKLLFRNIFLVTSLFLINFIFRINILPLSFWLILCLNLTFFVGGIRFFLRDIIFNIEKEIVKNKTNIAIYGAGSAGAMLSSYLINNVKYNIVCFIDDNPSLKGREINNIKIFSKTKLEDLETSIDQILIAIPSLNREKRRALVSYLSKYRLPILEIPSIDEITSGRFQIDQLREIKIEDLLGRESHIKEIEKYSSNLENSSVCITGAGGSIGSELCRRILKFKPKRVILFELSEENLYNIHSELKDKCKKGIDLIPVLGNATDYNFVLEIFKKHKVEIVFHASAFKHVPLVEINPISGIFNNVFSTKVIADVAIKLNLKTFILVSTDKAVRPSNIMGASKRLAEQIIKSYSKYEVKNENSSTVFSIVRFGNVIGSSGSVIPLFKKQISNGGPITVTDPNVTRYFMTISEAAQLVIQVSSLAKGGEVFLLEMGKPIKIIDLARQMIELSGLVEKNPKLHNDGIEIIFTGLRPGEKIHEELLVNNYSEKTKHSLIYKANEKVMDHTILTESINKLEKYISNQELDRVLDTLSLLVPEWTRTKN from the coding sequence ATGAAAACTATTTTTTCTATTATTGAATGGTTAAAGTCTAAAAAAAGAAGAACTAGATCTTTTATTTTTATTTTTTGCGACGCATTATTATTTTTTTTAATATTAGTTTTCACGTATTGGGTTAATAAGAATGAAAATCAACTTTTTTCACAAAATTTTTTCATTTTATATGCCCAGACCTTATTTATTGGGATCACTATCTATGTAAATACCTCTCAATATAAGGGTTTAATAAAGTATGTTGGCAGCAAAGCAATTTACAAACTTTTATTTAGAAATATTTTTTTAGTTACTTCTTTATTCTTAATTAATTTTATTTTCAGAATTAATATATTGCCTTTGAGTTTTTGGTTAATTCTTTGCTTGAATTTAACGTTTTTCGTTGGTGGAATTAGGTTTTTTCTGAGAGATATAATATTTAATATAGAGAAAGAAATAGTAAAGAATAAAACTAATATTGCTATATATGGAGCTGGCTCTGCGGGAGCTATGCTTTCCTCTTATTTAATAAATAACGTAAAATATAATATAGTTTGCTTTATAGATGATAATCCTTCTTTGAAGGGCAGAGAAATAAATAACATCAAAATTTTTTCTAAAACTAAATTAGAAGATTTAGAAACTTCAATAGATCAAATACTCATAGCTATTCCTTCTTTAAATAGAGAAAAAAGACGAGCATTAGTTTCTTATTTATCAAAATATAGATTGCCAATTTTAGAAATCCCATCTATTGATGAAATCACTTCTGGTAGGTTCCAAATCGATCAACTTAGAGAAATAAAAATTGAGGATTTATTGGGCAGAGAAAGTCATATAAAAGAAATTGAGAAATATTCCTCCAATTTAGAAAACTCATCAGTTTGTATTACAGGTGCAGGTGGTTCAATAGGTAGCGAACTATGCAGAAGAATTTTAAAATTCAAACCCAAAAGAGTAATTTTGTTTGAGTTAAGTGAAGAGAATTTATATAATATCCATAGTGAACTAAAGGATAAGTGCAAAAAAGGAATTGATTTGATTCCTGTGTTGGGAAATGCTACTGATTATAATTTTGTTCTCGAAATATTTAAGAAGCATAAAGTGGAAATAGTTTTTCATGCATCGGCTTTTAAACATGTTCCTTTAGTAGAAATTAATCCAATATCTGGTATTTTTAATAATGTTTTTTCAACTAAAGTAATAGCTGATGTTGCTATTAAATTAAATTTAAAAACATTTATTCTTGTATCTACTGATAAGGCTGTAAGACCATCAAATATCATGGGAGCCTCAAAAAGATTAGCAGAACAAATCATAAAGTCATATTCAAAATATGAAGTTAAAAACGAAAATTCGAGTACTGTATTTTCTATAGTTAGATTTGGTAATGTTATTGGCTCTTCAGGTTCGGTTATACCATTATTTAAAAAACAAATTTCTAATGGAGGACCAATAACTGTTACTGACCCAAACGTGACTAGATATTTTATGACAATTTCAGAGGCTGCTCAGTTAGTTATTCAAGTATCTTCTTTAGCTAAAGGAGGAGAAGTATTTCTTCTAGAGATGGGTAAACCGATAAAGATTATTGATTTAGCTAGGCAAATGATAGAACTAAGTGGATTGGTTGAGAAAAATCCAAAATTGCATAACGATGGGATTGAAATTATTTTTACTGGTTTGAGACCAGGAGAGAAAATCCATGAAGAATTACTTGTTAATAATTACTCTGAAAAAACTAAACACTCCTTAATTTATAAAGCTAATGAGAAAGTTATGGATCATACAATTCTTACCGAATCAATTAATAAATTAGAGAAATATATTTCTAATCAAGAATTAGATAGAGTTTTGGATACTTTATCTCTTCTAGTACCTGAATGGACTAGAACTAAGAATTGA
- a CDS encoding polysaccharide deacetylase family protein, with the protein MKISREGFDWLEELFSERYGIKTQIIEEKAKSRIKLLINNETKIYFAQEKNKVDFEKLEGSCEYWNFKNEQFNHTKKKSIPLPGIQTAIYPIVQYHTKTITLNYDVISFIYWNLTRIEEVNDKKLDIHYRNLGRNSYAYKNNYLYRPIVDEWILIIKELIYKKNPKLKFKENLFKLEPTHDIDLPFKYLYATKREIFRTFLSDFIKRKKIKKAFNSLYQSIKINLGEIKLDPYNNYSRLMDISEQFNTRSIFFFQVNQSNKDFDGNINLNNLYIKNILREIYKRNHNIGIHPSYEAYNNKELLWQETKNLQEILNSFGIDKQIRVSRMHYLRWDHRYSLDALENANLNFDSTLGYADTGGFRCGTCFKYRFFDHYKNKKRDIYLKPLILMESTLFSSNYLNLSYEDSNNFITNIKNECKEVGGNFLFLWHNSSLNNIDEWKTYKNIFKDL; encoded by the coding sequence ATGAAAATATCCAGAGAAGGTTTTGATTGGTTAGAAGAGCTATTTTCTGAGAGATATGGGATCAAGACACAAATCATAGAAGAGAAGGCAAAATCTCGAATAAAACTTCTAATCAATAATGAAACCAAAATCTACTTTGCTCAAGAAAAAAACAAAGTTGATTTTGAAAAGTTGGAAGGTTCTTGTGAATATTGGAATTTCAAAAATGAACAATTTAATCACACAAAAAAAAAATCAATACCTTTACCAGGAATCCAAACTGCCATTTATCCAATTGTTCAATATCATACAAAAACCATAACTCTAAACTATGATGTAATTTCCTTTATTTATTGGAATCTTACAAGAATAGAAGAAGTGAATGATAAAAAATTAGATATTCACTACAGAAATCTTGGGAGAAATAGCTACGCATACAAAAATAATTATTTATACAGGCCAATAGTTGATGAGTGGATTTTGATCATAAAAGAATTAATTTATAAAAAAAATCCAAAATTAAAATTTAAAGAAAACCTTTTTAAATTAGAACCAACTCATGATATTGATTTACCTTTTAAATATCTCTATGCGACAAAAAGAGAAATTTTTAGGACTTTCCTAAGCGATTTTATCAAAAGGAAAAAAATTAAAAAAGCTTTTAATAGTCTTTACCAATCCATAAAAATTAATCTTGGAGAAATCAAACTTGATCCATATAATAATTATTCAAGATTAATGGACATTTCTGAACAATTTAATACTAGAAGTATATTTTTTTTTCAAGTCAACCAATCAAATAAAGATTTCGATGGAAATATAAATTTAAATAATCTTTATATTAAAAATATTTTAAGAGAAATTTATAAAAGGAATCATAATATAGGGATTCATCCAAGTTATGAGGCATACAATAATAAAGAATTACTTTGGCAAGAGACAAAAAATTTACAAGAAATACTAAATAGTTTCGGCATCGATAAACAGATTAGAGTTTCAAGGATGCATTATTTAAGATGGGACCATAGGTATTCACTAGATGCTTTAGAAAATGCTAATTTAAATTTTGATAGTACTTTGGGCTACGCTGATACAGGAGGTTTTAGATGTGGAACCTGTTTTAAATATAGATTTTTTGACCACTATAAAAATAAAAAAAGGGATATTTATTTAAAACCCTTGATTCTTATGGAAAGTACTCTTTTCTCTAGTAATTACTTAAACCTAAGCTACGAAGACAGTAATAATTTTATTACAAATATCAAAAATGAATGTAAAGAAGTTGGAGGGAACTTTTTATTTTTATGGCACAATAGCAGCCTTAATAATATTGATGAGTGGAAAACTTATAAAAATATTTTCAAGGATTTATGA
- a CDS encoding Gfo/Idh/MocA family protein, whose translation MKKNIEKELINIAIIGCGRISKNHIKSILIEQKRSRLVAICDTSNERLLSSIELIKSLSKEKDILYNPPKQFLNYSELIEEVTTKKINVDLVVLTTPSGMHFSQTKLAAEAGINICTEKPMAVKWEHGLEMINSCKKNNVRLFVVKQNRLNKTVQLVKKQIDKGRFGKIALVTINVFWQRPQAYYDQDEWRGTKELDGGALMNQASHYVDFIDWLIGPIDYLSATTSTISRSIESEDTAVIQMKWRNGALGTMAVTMLAYPRNIEGSITILGEKGSVKIGGKAVNKIELWEFSDNSEDDLLVEDSNYETTSVYGFGHQAYWANMLDALLNNKKAICEGNDGLKSLELLIASYKSSYEKKIIKLPLKS comes from the coding sequence ATGAAAAAAAATATTGAAAAGGAATTAATTAATATCGCAATTATTGGTTGTGGAAGAATTAGCAAGAATCATATTAAATCAATCTTAATCGAGCAAAAAAGATCTAGGTTAGTAGCAATATGCGATACGTCCAATGAGAGACTTCTTTCTTCTATAGAACTTATAAAAAGTTTATCCAAAGAAAAAGATATACTATACAATCCTCCAAAACAATTTCTCAATTATTCAGAACTTATCGAAGAAGTTACAACAAAAAAAATTAATGTTGACTTAGTTGTTCTTACAACTCCAAGCGGAATGCATTTCTCACAAACAAAATTAGCGGCAGAAGCGGGTATTAACATTTGTACAGAAAAGCCAATGGCTGTTAAGTGGGAACATGGATTAGAAATGATAAATTCTTGCAAAAAAAATAATGTAAGACTTTTTGTTGTTAAGCAAAATAGATTAAATAAAACAGTACAACTTGTAAAGAAACAAATTGATAAAGGTCGCTTTGGGAAAATTGCTCTTGTAACAATAAACGTTTTTTGGCAAAGGCCTCAAGCTTATTATGATCAAGATGAATGGAGAGGAACAAAAGAACTTGATGGTGGCGCACTAATGAATCAAGCAAGTCATTACGTTGATTTTATAGATTGGCTTATTGGTCCAATTGATTATTTGAGTGCTACTACTTCTACAATTAGTAGATCAATAGAGTCTGAAGACACTGCCGTAATACAAATGAAATGGCGAAATGGTGCTTTAGGAACAATGGCTGTTACTATGCTTGCATATCCTAGAAATATTGAAGGATCGATTACCATTTTGGGTGAAAAAGGTAGTGTGAAAATTGGAGGTAAAGCAGTAAATAAAATAGAGTTATGGGAATTTTCTGACAATTCAGAAGATGATTTATTGGTAGAGGATTCAAACTATGAGACTACAAGTGTTTATGGATTTGGACATCAAGCATATTGGGCTAATATGCTTGATGCTTTGTTAAATAATAAAAAGGCAATTTGCGAAGGTAATGATGGATTAAAAAGTCTAGAACTTTTAATTGCTTCATACAAATCCTCATATGAGAAAAAGATAATAAAATTACCTTTAAAAAGTTAA
- the asnB gene encoding asparagine synthase (glutamine-hydrolyzing), with protein MCGIAGCFTNNGLINKEKFKNALDSLDHRGPDDSGIEEIKLDNGFLILGHKRLSILDLSRLGHQPMISSSKNLILTFNGEIYNYKELKKELSSLGFKFETSSDTEVLLNSWTKWGKDCINKFRGMFAFCIYDKTKKILTLVRDNFGIKPLYFKNDNSNLHFSSEINAILKLSPYSNKPNYVSFYNYLVQNTYDNNCETFFENIYQLEPGHLIEFEFGDEISFKKTKWWQPDFKKFQKPNYENSVFKLRDLFLKNIELHLRSDVPVGAALSGGLDSSSIVCAMRYLYPDIDINTFTYIDDDQKISEFKWAKIVNEYVGAIPHYIRGTSENLKNDLDNLIISQGEPFASTSSYAQYCIYKAARDNGIKVTLDGQGADELLGGYDGYVGYRMLSLIEEFKLFKTISFLIKWSKYPRRNIKLGIMDFGRITLPDKIYMLLRKQLNRDFRPNWLNYDFLKKYNVYFSEIRDDFKNEFSGKRVTEKLIASLNGRGLPALLRIADRNSMHFSVESRLPFLTCDMAEFALNLPENFFIDDNGLSKSIFRKAMKGIVPENILWRKDKIGLETSQEKWLIKNSVFFREIVESWALKCDAVDKERLMKYFDFSIEKYHNSDAIWRLINYAQWYEHFIG; from the coding sequence ATGTGTGGAATAGCTGGATGTTTTACAAATAATGGATTAATTAATAAAGAAAAATTTAAAAATGCTCTTGATTCTTTAGATCATCGGGGGCCAGATGATTCTGGTATTGAGGAGATTAAATTAGATAATGGGTTTTTAATATTGGGGCACAAGAGATTATCAATATTAGATTTATCAAGGCTTGGACATCAACCAATGATTTCATCATCAAAAAATTTGATATTAACTTTTAATGGAGAGATTTATAATTATAAAGAATTAAAAAAGGAACTTAGTAGTCTAGGTTTTAAATTTGAGACATCATCTGATACGGAAGTTTTATTAAATTCTTGGACCAAATGGGGGAAGGACTGCATTAATAAATTCAGAGGCATGTTTGCATTTTGCATATATGATAAAACAAAAAAAATTTTAACTTTAGTAAGAGATAATTTTGGCATAAAACCCCTATATTTTAAAAACGACAATAGCAATTTACATTTTTCTTCAGAAATAAATGCAATACTAAAGCTATCCCCTTATTCAAATAAGCCTAATTATGTAAGTTTTTATAATTATCTTGTGCAAAATACTTATGATAATAATTGTGAGACTTTTTTTGAAAATATATATCAATTAGAGCCTGGGCATTTAATTGAATTTGAATTTGGTGATGAAATATCTTTTAAAAAAACTAAGTGGTGGCAACCAGATTTTAAAAAATTTCAAAAACCAAATTATGAAAATTCAGTATTTAAATTAAGGGACTTATTTCTTAAGAATATTGAACTTCATTTAAGAAGTGATGTGCCGGTTGGCGCAGCATTATCTGGGGGGTTAGATTCTTCTTCAATTGTTTGTGCAATGAGGTATTTATATCCAGATATTGATATAAATACTTTCACCTATATTGATGATGATCAAAAGATTAGTGAATTTAAATGGGCAAAAATAGTTAATGAATATGTCGGTGCTATTCCACACTATATTAGAGGAACATCTGAAAATCTTAAAAATGATTTAGATAACCTAATCATATCGCAAGGTGAACCTTTTGCTTCTACGAGCTCCTATGCTCAATATTGTATATACAAAGCAGCTAGAGATAATGGTATTAAAGTCACTCTTGATGGTCAAGGAGCTGATGAGTTACTGGGAGGTTATGATGGATACGTAGGTTATAGAATGTTATCTTTAATTGAAGAATTTAAATTATTTAAGACTATTTCATTTTTAATTAAATGGTCTAAGTATCCTAGAAGAAATATAAAACTTGGAATCATGGATTTTGGGAGAATAACCCTTCCAGATAAGATTTATATGTTGTTAAGAAAACAATTAAATAGAGACTTTAGACCAAATTGGCTAAATTATGATTTTTTAAAAAAATATAACGTTTATTTTTCTGAAATTAGAGATGATTTTAAGAACGAATTTAGTGGTAAAAGAGTAACTGAAAAATTAATTGCATCTTTGAATGGAAGAGGTTTACCTGCATTACTAAGAATCGCAGATAGAAATTCAATGCATTTTTCCGTAGAAAGTAGATTGCCATTTCTTACATGCGATATGGCAGAATTTGCTTTGAATTTGCCTGAAAATTTTTTTATTGATGATAATGGATTATCAAAATCCATTTTTAGAAAAGCAATGAAGGGAATAGTACCTGAAAATATTTTATGGAGAAAAGATAAAATAGGCTTAGAAACTTCACAAGAAAAGTGGCTTATAAAAAATTCTGTTTTTTTTAGGGAAATAGTAGAATCATGGGCATTAAAATGTGATGCAGTAGATAAAGAAAGATTGATGAAATATTTTGATTTTTCAATAGAAAAATATCATAATAGTGATGCTATATGGAGATTGATTAATTATGCCCAATGGTATGAACATTTTATTGGATAA
- a CDS encoding glycosyltransferase, translating into MPFKNIIHITHTDPIYDSRILNIANSIADINGDYVQYIIGINKKKSYLKENYNNKKVSLVAIKPLSNFFLNSCVRKLISFLEFNLRFILKCFLLKPKIIHCHDLSGLYIAIIFKIFFRTRFIFDAHELESQDSFVSPKEQVLRTIYEYLPIITCDYLITVSDSIAHCYKWKGAKKVAVIFNKPESPKITLGSGNSLLKKIPPKKNGINLIYIGALEENRSIEKLINIFRFKDGYNLYFLGEGSLENKITKISNPKSNIYLHPFVHKDYIVEFIKGFDYSLCLIETNSLSDYFCMPNKLFQSLAGGIPVIASNIPDLSSYIIKNKVGIIVNDVNEIIERISNLSKKIDFIKGNIKNKESEFIWSSEYEKLNKIYEYLENS; encoded by the coding sequence ATGCCTTTTAAAAATATTATTCATATTACTCATACAGACCCAATATATGATTCCAGAATACTAAATATTGCTAACAGTATTGCTGATATAAATGGGGATTATGTTCAGTATATTATTGGGATTAATAAGAAAAAATCTTATCTAAAAGAAAACTATAATAATAAAAAGGTAAGTTTAGTTGCTATTAAACCTTTATCTAACTTTTTTTTAAACTCTTGCGTTCGAAAATTAATAAGCTTTTTAGAATTCAATTTAAGGTTTATTTTAAAGTGTTTTCTTTTAAAACCTAAGATTATCCATTGCCATGATTTGTCAGGGCTATATATAGCAATTATTTTTAAAATTTTTTTCAGAACAAGATTTATTTTTGATGCTCATGAATTGGAATCTCAGGATAGTTTCGTTTCCCCTAAAGAACAAGTTTTGAGGACTATCTATGAATATTTACCTATTATTACTTGTGATTATTTAATAACCGTATCAGATTCAATAGCTCATTGTTATAAATGGAAGGGCGCAAAGAAAGTTGCGGTTATTTTTAATAAGCCAGAATCACCAAAAATTACTTTAGGAAGTGGTAACTCACTATTAAAAAAAATACCACCAAAAAAAAATGGTATAAATTTAATATATATAGGTGCACTTGAAGAAAATAGATCGATTGAAAAGCTCATAAATATTTTTAGATTCAAAGATGGATATAATTTATATTTTTTGGGAGAAGGTTCTTTGGAAAATAAAATCACAAAAATTTCTAATCCCAAAAGCAATATATACCTTCATCCATTCGTTCATAAAGATTATATTGTGGAATTTATAAAAGGTTTTGATTATTCATTATGTTTGATAGAAACGAATTCATTAAGTGATTATTTCTGTATGCCAAATAAACTTTTTCAATCTTTAGCAGGAGGGATCCCAGTGATTGCATCAAATATTCCTGATTTATCATCTTATATTATTAAAAATAAAGTAGGAATAATTGTAAATGATGTTAATGAGATAATTGAAAGAATAAGCAATTTATCCAAAAAAATTGATTTTATAAAAGGAAATATAAAAAATAAAGAATCAGAATTTATATGGTCTTCTGAATATGAGAAATTAAATAAGATTTATGAATATCTAGAAAATTCTTAA